A window of Rhododendron vialii isolate Sample 1 chromosome 11a, ASM3025357v1 contains these coding sequences:
- the LOC131307166 gene encoding uncharacterized protein LOC131307166: MVTPINFLFSSFILFNSESYILMPPKLSLFIKTLGASHVAYSSNDEIRANADYIQGFSGDVTRILYHEVVHSWQWIGNGQAPLGLIEGIADFVRMKLGNKWDDSYYITAWFLDYYNGLRNGFVAKLTKKMGTEYSDDFFDQL; encoded by the coding sequence atGGTCACTCCCATAAACTTCTTATTCTCTAGTTTTATTCTCTTCAATTCTGAATCATATATCTTAATGCCCCCAAAACTAAGCTTATTCATCAAGACACTCGGAGCTAGCCATGTGGCCTATTCTAGCAACGACGAGATCCGTGCAAACGCCGACTACATCCAAGGCTTCTCAGGCGATGTCACCAGAATTTTATACCACGAGGTGGTGCACTCATGGCAGTGGATCGGAAATGGGCAGGCCCCGTTGGGTTTGATCGAGGGCATCGCGGATTTTGTGAGGATGAAGTTGGGAAACAAGTGGGATGACAGTTACTATATTACGGCATGGTTTTTGGATTACTATAACGGATTGAGAAATGGGTTTGTGGCAAAACTTACCAAGAAGATGGGGACTGAGTATAGTGATGACTTCTTTGATCAGCTCTAG
- the LOC131308330 gene encoding uncharacterized protein LOC131308330, translating into MANMMYFLSFLAILSTLQAIHAVEYSVANNVPTTPGGIRFTNEIGLEYSKQTLISATEFTWSLFQQNSEADRRTTPKLSLFIETLGAGQVAFSSNDEIRVNADYIQGFSGDVRKEITGILYHEVVHSWQWNGNGQAPVGLIEGIADFVRLKAGYAGNWRQPGSGNKWDEGYDITALFLDYCNGLRNGFVAELNKKMRTGYSDNFFFELLGKTVDQLWSEYKAKYNT; encoded by the exons ATGGCTAATATGATGtacttcctttcttttctgGCAATTCTATCAACCCTCCAAGCAATCCATGCGGTCGAATACAGCGTCGCCAACAACGTACCCACCACACCCGGAGGAATTCGGTTTACGAACGAAATTGGACTCGAATACAGCAAGCAAACCTTAATATCCGCCACTGAATTCACCTGGAGCCTTTTCCAGCAGAACTCCGAGGCGGATAGAAG AACCACCCCAAAGTTAAGCTTATTCATCGAGACACTCGGAGCGGGCCAAGTGGCCTTTTCCAGCAATGACGAGATTCGTGTAAACGCCGACTACATCCAAGGCTTCTCAGGCGATGTCAGGAAAGAGATCACTGGAATTTTATACCACGAGGTGGTGCACTCATGGCAGTGGAACGGAAACGGGCAGGCCCCGGTGGGTTTGATAGAGGGCATCGCAGATTTCGTGAGGCTAAAGGCCGGGTACGCCGGGAACTGGAGGCAACCCGGGTCAGGTAACAAGTGGGATGAGGGCTACGATATTACGGCATTGTTTTTGGATTACTGTAATGGATTGAGAAATGGATTTGTGGCAGAACTTAACAAGAAGATGAGGACTGGGTACAGTGATAACTTCTTTTTTGAGTTGCTGGGGAAGACTGTTGATCAGCTCTGGAGCGAGTACAAGGCCAAGTATAACACCTAG
- the LOC131308331 gene encoding uncharacterized protein LOC131308331, whose translation MANMMYFLSFLAILSTLQAIHAVEYSVANNVPTTPGGIRFTNEIGLEYSKQTLISATEFTWRLFQQNSEADRRTTPKLSLFIETLGAGQVAFSSNDEIRVNADYIQGFSGDVRKEITGILYHEVVHSWQWDGKGQAPRGLIDGIADFVRLKAGYKPDYWRQPGSGNKWDDSYDITAWFLDYCNGLRNGFVAELNKKMRTGYSDNFFFELLGKTVDQLWSEYKAKYNT comes from the exons ATGGCTAATATGATGtacttcctttcttttctgGCAATTCTATCAACCCTCCAAGCAATCCATGCGGTCGAATACAGCGTTGCCAACAACGTACCAACCACACCCGGAGGAATTCGGTTTACGAACGAAATTGGACTCGAATACAGCAAGCAAACCTTAATATCCGCCACTGAATTCACCTGGCGCCTTTTCCAGCAGAACTCCGAGGCAGATAGAAG AACCACCCCAAAGTTAAGCTTATTTATCGAGACACTCGGAGCGGGCCAAGTGGCCTTTTCCAGCAACGATGAGATCCGTGTAAACGCCGACTACATCCAAGGCTTCTCAGGCGATGTCAGGAAAGAGATCACCGGAATTTTATACCACGAGGTGGTGCACTCATGGCAGTGGGACGGAAAGGGGCAAGCCCCAAGGGGTTTGATCGACGGCATCGCGGATTTCGTGAGGTTGAAGGCCGGGTACAAGCCCGATTACTGGAGGCAGCCCGGGTCGGGTAACAAGTGGGATGACAGTTACGATATTACGGCATGGTTTTTGGATTACTGTAATGGATTGAGAAATGGGTTTGTGGCAGAACTTAACAAGAAGATGAGGACTGGGTATAGTGATAACTTCTTTTTTGAGTTGCTGGGGAAGACTGTTGATCAGCTCTGGAGTGAGTACAAGGCCAAGTATAACACCTAG